The Rhodobacter sp. 24-YEA-8 genome window below encodes:
- a CDS encoding TRAP transporter small permease, translating into MTHRPGRVARLFAAADSLILNFCAILLVVMCGALLLELVARNLFRHSFIWSMETATICFVWIAFLGGSVAALRKEHFAVDLLSGVVAPGSPVARGLEILGHALFTGLGLLFLVYGWKFAMAGMMRHSFSLGIPQGYTMLIMPLSGALFTISGLWNLFGVVFGERGENA; encoded by the coding sequence ATGACCCATCGTCCCGGGCGGGTGGCGCGGCTTTTTGCTGCGGCCGACAGCCTGATCCTCAATTTCTGCGCCATCCTGCTGGTGGTGATGTGCGGCGCGCTTCTGTTGGAGCTGGTAGCACGAAATCTGTTTCGCCATTCCTTCATCTGGTCGATGGAGACGGCGACGATCTGCTTTGTCTGGATCGCTTTTCTTGGCGGTTCGGTGGCGGCGCTGCGCAAAGAGCATTTCGCGGTTGACCTCCTTTCCGGCGTCGTGGCGCCCGGCAGTCCGGTTGCGCGCGGGCTGGAGATCCTTGGCCATGCCCTCTTCACCGGTCTTGGTCTTCTTTTCCTGGTCTATGGCTGGAAATTCGCGATGGCAGGCATGATGCGGCACTCCTTCTCGCTGGGAATCCCACAAGGCTACACAATGCTGATCATGCCGCTCAGCGGGGCTTTGTTCACGATTTCAGGGCTCTGGAATCTTTTCGGCGTGGTGTTCGGCGAGCGGGGAGAAAATGCATGA